The nucleotide window TCGTCGACGACCTGGGTGTGGGTGGCCGCCACCGCCACCTGCTGCACGCCCTGGCGGCTGTCGGCCGTACGGGCGACGTCGGCGTGGCCGCCGGCCGCCCGTCCCGCCAAGAGGAAGAACGGGTTGGCGTCGTTCTGGTTGGGCATGGCCAGTTCGAGGTCGTAGCCCCGTTGGCGGAACTCTTGGTGGGTGGTGATGTCGGCGCCGTGGCGGGTGGCCACCTCGATGCCCACCTCCCGGAGCTGGCCCTGGATGGCTCTCAGCCCTTCCTCGGGAAGGGCGGGCCCGGCGACCAGGGCGAGGGTCAGGCGCCTGCCGTCCTTGGCCCGCACGCCGTCGGGGCCGGCCCGCCAGCCGGCATCGTCGAGGGTGCGCCGGGCGGCCGCCGGGTCGAAGCCCACAACCGCCAGCTGGGAGGCGGCCGTCCCGAGCACGGCGGGCGGGCTCAGGGACCGGGCCGGTTCGCCGTTGCCCCCGAGCACGGCCGTGATGTAGGCCGACCGGTCCACGGCCAGGGCCACCGCTTGGCGGACCTCGCGGTCAGGCAGCGCACCGGCTGTCGTGAACGACAGGACCTGGGTGGCCCCGGCGGGGGCCCGGGCGACGGTGGCCCGACCGCTGGCCTCGATGGCGGCGACCGACGCCCACGGCACGTTGGCGGCCACGTCGACCTCGCCGGCCAGCAGGGCCTCGACCCGCTCGGCCGGGTCGGGCATGAACACGAAGGTCACCTGTTCCAGCCGGGCCTTCTCGCCCCAGTAGCCGTCGTGGCGTTCGACCACCACCCGCTGGCGGGGCCGGTAATCGACGACCTTGAAGGGCCCGGTGCCCGCCGGAGGAGTCGAGTCGTTGTGGCTGCCGTTGGGGACGATCGGGCCCTCGGGGTGCACGAGCTGTTCGGGCAGGCGGAGGTTGGGGCTGTTCAGGACGAAGTCGACGGTGTGGTCGTCGAGCTTGTCGATGCGGTCGAGGACGCCGGTCACGGCCGCCGAGAGGAACTGGCGGCCCGTCCACGACCAGACCACGTCGTCAGCGGTGAACGGGCGACCGTCGTGGAAGGACACGCCCCGGCGCAGGTGGAACCTCCACGTCTGGTCCCCGACCATCTCCCAGCGCTCGGCCAGCCCGGGCTGGACGGTGAAGTCGGTCCCGAGGCGCAGCAGGGGTTCGTACACGCCCACGCTGAGGTCTCCGGCGGCGAAGGCCTTGGACGCCGGGCCCTGGCCGGTGAGTGGCCAGATGTCCTCGGTGACCGCCACCCGCACGCCGTCGCGCCCGTCCGCGGCCCCCGGCAGGGCGCCGTCGCCAGCGCCCCCGCCCCCGCAGGCGGCCAGCACGACGTACGCCACCAGCGCCCACGCCCGGACGAAACGTGGCAACGAGGCTCAGCCGCCTCGGGGCCGGCGCCCCCGGCTGGCCGGCGCTCGCTGGGCCCGAGCCGGGGGCTCATCCACCACAGACCTCCCGCCCACGCATCGCAAGCGGCCAGGGTAGTTGTCCGGGGATGGGCGGGGGCGGTCCCGGCTGGGCCCGGAGGTGGCCTAGCCTTCGGGGATGGTGCGGGCCGGGCAACGGTTGAGACGGGCTGGCATGCAGGCAGTGGCCACCGGGGTGGTCGCCCTCGTCTTGGCCGCGTGCGGGGGCGGCAGTGGCGGCGGCGCCGAGCTGGCCAGCGGCCCCGGCGGGGGGCCAGTCTCGACCGTGGCCCCCGTGAGCACCCTGCCCGCGACGGGCACGGGCAACATCAGCCGGCCCGCCTGCGAGCACCTGAGCCGCGAGGAGGTGGCCCGCCTGCTGGGCAACGGCGTGACCGCTGGTCAGGAGGCCGGCCGGTCGTGTTTTTGGGGCACGACCGTCGACCGGGGCACGAGCGCCACGCTGACGGTGGTCGCTCCCGCGCCCGGGCGGGCGGCCGACGAGTGCACGACCCAGCGCAACAGCCTCCCCTCCGAAGCTACCGCCGACTCCGTGAGCGGGGTCGGTAACTCGGCCGTATGGGTCTGGCAGCCGATCTCGGTGCTGCTCCAGGGCAACTTCCTGGCGTGCTGGGACAACGCCGTCGTGCTCGTGTTCCTCTCCGGCGAGCGAGACCAGGCCAGCCTGCGCAACGCCGCCTCAGGCATGGCTCAGACAGTCCACGCCCGGCTCTGACCCGCCGTCGCGGCTGTCCACGGCGGACCTACCCCACGACGCCGGCCCTCGTGCTGCCGTCCACCGCGGTCTCAGGCCGTACCTAATGGGACCTTCGCCTCTTCTCACCGCCCTGCGAGGACTGGATCATTCGAGAGCAGAGGAGGTGGCTCTCGATGCTCGGTTCGCTTTCGGGACGGGTGGTTGTCATCGGGACGGTGGCGGTCGCCCTTGCGGGCGGTGTCGACGCGGTCAGGGGCGACAACGCCGACCTCCTCGTCGTCTTCCTTCTCGTGGCCGCGCTGCAGCTTGCGTTGCTGGTACGCCTCCAGTTCGGCCGGCGACCGGTCCCGGTCCGGCCTGATCTGGCGGCCTGGCTGGAAGCTCGTTCCGCGCTGACCGGAGAGCCGCCCGCGGCGATAGCCGAGCGGAGCATCGCCGAGTACCGGGCCAGCCTGCGCGGGGATAACGGGTGACGACTTCGCCGTCCGATGCCCCACTCGTAGTCCTCCCTGGCGACCAGGTCGACCCGGCCGTCCTTGGCGGTAAGGCGGGGTCGCTGTGGCGACTGGTCGCCCTGGGGTTCCCGGTCCCGCGCCTGGCGGTCGTCACCGCCGACGCCTACCGGCGTGCCGTGTCGGGGCCCCTGAAGCAGTGGCTGGTGCACCTCCCACCGACCGACACCGACGAAGAGGGCCAGCGGGCCCAGGTCGACGCCGCCTTCGCCGCCCTCGTACTGCCCGACGACCTGACCGAAGGGGTGGTCCGGGCGGCTGAGACCATCGCCGGGTCCGGCGGGGCCCTGGCGGTTCGTTCGTCGGCCAGCGCCGAGGACCTTCGTGGTGCCTCGTTCGCGGGTCAATACCGTTCGTTCCTCGACGTAGTGGGACCAGCGGCAGTCCTGCAGGCCCTGCGCCTGACGTGGGCCTCTCTCTGGCACCCGGCGGCTCGGCGCTACCGGCTCGAGCAGGGGTTGGGCGACGAGGAGGCGGCTATGGCCGTGATCCTCATGGAACTGGTGCGACCCCTGCGGGCCGGGGTGGCCTTCACAGTCGACCCCGCGGGCGACGAAAGCGACGTGCGGGTCGAGGCGGTCGCGGGCTTCGCTGACAAGTTGGTGGGCGGAGAGGTCACGCCGGAGGCCTTCGTCGTCCCCCGTGCCGACCCTGACCGAGGGGGCTCACCCTTGGTGGCGGCCGTGGCGCGCCTGGCCCTCGACGCCGAGACGGCCTTCGGCTGCCCCCAGGATGTCGAGTGGGCTTGGGACGGCACCGCCGTCTATGTGGTCCAGTCCCGGCCCATCACCGTCGCCGGCCCGCCTGACGACGACGGGTTCGACCGCTGGAGCCCAGCGGCCGACTACACGACCACTGGGATCGCCGAGGCGCTCCCGGGGCTGCTGGCGCCGCTCGTTTGGGACACGGCCGGCCGGGCCATCGACGAGGCCTTTCTCTGCTTGCTCGCCGACCTCTCGGCCCTCCCCTCGTCCGGTGGCGACCTTCACGCCCTGGCCCGTGTCCGGGCGCAGGCCGCCCTCGACTTGGGGCTTCTTCGCCGGGCAGCCGCGGTCATCCCAGGAGCCAGCGCCGGTGCCGTGGAGCGGAGCCTCTTTGGAGGCGACGGGGAGCCCGAGACCGGGGCCGAGGCGGGGACAGGGAGTGACGCTCGTCGGGCCCGGTTGTTGCGACGCCTGGCCCACGACTGGCGGGTGGCTCGCCTTCGTCACCAGGCGCGGGGCGCCGGAGAAGTGTTCCGGCTGGCAACCATCGAGATCGTCGGCCACGGCCGGCACCTCGGTTCGCTCTCCGACTCTGCCCTGCTGGGCTACCGAGCCCGCCTCGCTGACATCTTGGCCCGGGGGACGAGAGCCGAGGTGGCCGTGGCCGCATGCGCGGTAGCAGCTTACGATCGCTTGGAGGCCTTCCTGGCTCCGTACGTGGGGAGCGAGGAAGCGTCGGGTCTGGCCGCTCGGCTGACGCAGGGGACCGACGCGCCGGTGGTGCTGCGCCGGTGGATGGAGCTGGCTGCTGAGGCTCAGCGCACGCTTACGGGCCGCCGAGCCATGGCGGCGCACCGATGGAGTGAGGCCTGGACCATCCTGGCCGCAGATGGCGAGTCGGCCAAGCGGTTCCGGTCGCGGTTCGAAGAGACGATCCGGGCCGCTGGGTCGCGGTCGGTCATGGGCGGTCCCTCCTGGGTCGAGGAGCCGGACTTGGCCTGGCGCGCGGTGCGGGCGGCCACGGCCCGGCACCCCGGGGCTCCCGACGGGGCTTTGGACGCCCGCGCCGCCGAGGACCTCCTGTCGGCCACGCCCCGCTGGCAGAGGTTGAACGTCCTTACCGGAGTCCTCGTCGACACCCAGGGCCTGCTCCTGCGCCGCCACGTCGACGATGCGCGCGACCTGCTCCGGGAGCGGGAGGCACTCAAGTCCGCGCTCTTGAGCATGGGCGGAGAGATCCGTCGTGTCCACCTGGAGATCGGCCGGCGCCTGGCGGAGAGGGGTGGCATCGCCGAGGCAGCCGAGATCGATTACCTCGGGACGGCCGAACTGTCCGCGGCCATGTCCGGGCACGGGCCCTCGCGGGCTGAGTTGCTCCGTCGGCACCGGCGCTTTGGCCATGCGGCCGCGTTGCCGCTGCCCGCCCGGTTCGTGGGCCGGCCCCCGGTCGCCCCCGCCCCGGCCCCCGCCGGTGATCACTTCCAGGGTTGGGCGGCAAGTGCGGGGAGCTACGAGGGCCCGGCGCGGGTCGTGACTAGTGCCGACGGCCAGCTCGAGCCCGGCGAGATCCTGGTCGCCCATACGACCGACCCGTCGTGGGGCCCCCTGTTCCTCACGGCCGGAGCACTCGTGGTGGAACAGGGAGGACCGCTGTCCCACGCCGCGGTGGTCGCCCGGGAACTGGGCCTGCCGGCGGTGGTCAACGTCACCGGCATCGTCGAGCGAATCAGCGGGGGGCACCCCACGGTGAGCGTCGACGGCAGCAGCGGCGAGGTCGTAGTGATCGACGATGCTCCCTCCGGTGGCCAACAGGATGGGGTGGACCAGGGAACGGGCCCCGCGGCAGGGCCGAGCGTAGCCGGGCCGAGCGTGGCCGGGCCGAGCGTGGCCGGGCCGGCCCCAGCCGGGCCACCGCCTGTGGAGGGGGCCCCGGCCGACGGCCACAGCCGGGGCGCGCTGGCGGCCCGAGCGAGGACGGAGGCGGAGCAGGAGGCCCTGCACGTGTTTGTCCCCGCCGTGATGGGGGCCGGGCTCTTGTACTCGCTGCTCGTGCTGGCCCGGGAATGGACGGGCCGCGTCCTCGGCCGGCACCGACGCCAGGCCCTGGTCCGGGCCCAGGCCCGCCTCGTGGCCGACGAGGTGCTGGGCGGCGAAGAGGCAGCCATCGCACCGGACGGCTCCCGGGCCACCCGGACGCTGCTCGCCGTCGTGGGTGCCGTCTTCCTCGGGTTCGCCGTTTACGTACTCCCCGGAGCAACGTTCAACTACCTGCGCCCAGGGGGCTACATCTCCGAGATCGCCTGGATCCTCGCCGTCGCCCTGTTGCTGGTGGTCGTCGTAGGGACGGCCGGTTTCGTGTTCGGGCTCTCCGCCTTGGGCCGGCGTCCGCTCGCTCCGGCCGCCCGCCGGGTGGTGCAGGTGAGCGCGGTGGTGCGCAACGGAGCGGACCACCATCCCGCCCACCACGCGTGGGGTGCCCGCTGGCACGGGACCGCGTCGGTCCTCCTGCTGGCCGTCGCCGCGGCCAGCGTCGTTCTCACGCTCGCCGTCGCCATGGGAAACCCCGTCGTGCACCGCGCTGACGTGACCCTCGCCGATCGGGTCCGTGATACCGGTCCTGTCCATCTGCTCACTCGAGCCGACGACCTGGGGCGCACCGGCGTAGCGGTGGTGACCAGCTTGATCACGGTTGTCGTGCTCGGGCGCCGCGCCCCCCGGCTGGCGGCCGCCTACCCAGCCGCGGTCCTGGCCGGCATCGTGGTCAACGTCCTGCTCAAGGGGGTGGTGGACAGGCCCCGGCCGATCAGCCCGGTCGTGGGCACGGCGCTGTCGTCGTACCCAAGCGGCCATACCATCCAGGCGGTCCTCCTGGCCGTCTTCGTCACCCTGGCGGTCCACGAGGTCAGCCGCCATAGGTGGCTGACGGCGGTGACCGGCTTGACGCTTGGGGCCGGGGCGGCCGGTACGAGCTGGGCACGGGTGAGCTTCGCCGCCCACTGGCCCTCCGATGTGATTGGTGGTGCCTTGATCGCCACCCTCGTCGCGCTGATTGCGATGCTGATCATCCACCCGCGGCCGGCGCACCACAGCGGTTACCGACCGCTGCTGCTGCTCCCCGAGGTGGTCGCGGGGCGCGCCCGCGTACTGGCCCGGGGGTTGGCCGTGGTGGCCGTGGTGGCCGTAGCTGCCCTTTCGGTCAGCGTGGGACTGCCGCGCGCCCCCGAGGGGGCACTTTCCGACGGTGGCATCGACGACCTGGTCCAGATCATCCTGCTCCTGTTGTCGGCCGTGGCGG belongs to Actinomycetota bacterium and includes:
- a CDS encoding ABC transporter substrate-binding protein is translated as MPRFVRAWALVAYVVLAACGGGGAGDGALPGAADGRDGVRVAVTEDIWPLTGQGPASKAFAAGDLSVGVYEPLLRLGTDFTVQPGLAERWEMVGDQTWRFHLRRGVSFHDGRPFTADDVVWSWTGRQFLSAAVTGVLDRIDKLDDHTVDFVLNSPNLRLPEQLVHPEGPIVPNGSHNDSTPPAGTGPFKVVDYRPRQRVVVERHDGYWGEKARLEQVTFVFMPDPAERVEALLAGEVDVAANVPWASVAAIEASGRATVARAPAGATQVLSFTTAGALPDREVRQAVALAVDRSAYITAVLGGNGEPARSLSPPAVLGTAASQLAVVGFDPAAARRTLDDAGWRAGPDGVRAKDGRRLTLALVAGPALPEEGLRAIQGQLREVGIEVATRHGADITTHQEFRQRGYDLELAMPNQNDANPFFLLAGRAAGGHADVARTADSRQGVQQVAVAATHTQVVDELLVVPLAHVPRLYGLRPGMHLADLHPSAINQSWAALTASR
- a CDS encoding PEP/pyruvate-binding domain-containing protein, which codes for MTTSPSDAPLVVLPGDQVDPAVLGGKAGSLWRLVALGFPVPRLAVVTADAYRRAVSGPLKQWLVHLPPTDTDEEGQRAQVDAAFAALVLPDDLTEGVVRAAETIAGSGGALAVRSSASAEDLRGASFAGQYRSFLDVVGPAAVLQALRLTWASLWHPAARRYRLEQGLGDEEAAMAVILMELVRPLRAGVAFTVDPAGDESDVRVEAVAGFADKLVGGEVTPEAFVVPRADPDRGGSPLVAAVARLALDAETAFGCPQDVEWAWDGTAVYVVQSRPITVAGPPDDDGFDRWSPAADYTTTGIAEALPGLLAPLVWDTAGRAIDEAFLCLLADLSALPSSGGDLHALARVRAQAALDLGLLRRAAAVIPGASAGAVERSLFGGDGEPETGAEAGTGSDARRARLLRRLAHDWRVARLRHQARGAGEVFRLATIEIVGHGRHLGSLSDSALLGYRARLADILARGTRAEVAVAACAVAAYDRLEAFLAPYVGSEEASGLAARLTQGTDAPVVLRRWMELAAEAQRTLTGRRAMAAHRWSEAWTILAADGESAKRFRSRFEETIRAAGSRSVMGGPSWVEEPDLAWRAVRAATARHPGAPDGALDARAAEDLLSATPRWQRLNVLTGVLVDTQGLLLRRHVDDARDLLREREALKSALLSMGGEIRRVHLEIGRRLAERGGIAEAAEIDYLGTAELSAAMSGHGPSRAELLRRHRRFGHAAALPLPARFVGRPPVAPAPAPAGDHFQGWAASAGSYEGPARVVTSADGQLEPGEILVAHTTDPSWGPLFLTAGALVVEQGGPLSHAAVVARELGLPAVVNVTGIVERISGGHPTVSVDGSSGEVVVIDDAPSGGQQDGVDQGTGPAAGPSVAGPSVAGPSVAGPAPAGPPPVEGAPADGHSRGALAARARTEAEQEALHVFVPAVMGAGLLYSLLVLAREWTGRVLGRHRRQALVRAQARLVADEVLGGEEAAIAPDGSRATRTLLAVVGAVFLGFAVYVLPGATFNYLRPGGYISEIAWILAVALLLVVVVGTAGFVFGLSALGRRPLAPAARRVVQVSAVVRNGADHHPAHHAWGARWHGTASVLLLAVAAASVVLTLAVAMGNPVVHRADVTLADRVRDTGPVHLLTRADDLGRTGVAVVTSLITVVVLGRRAPRLAAAYPAAVLAGIVVNVLLKGVVDRPRPISPVVGTALSSYPSGHTIQAVLLAVFVTLAVHEVSRHRWLTAVTGLTLGAGAAGTSWARVSFAAHWPSDVIGGALIATLVALIAMLIIHPRPAHHSGYRPLLLLPEVVAGRARVLARGLAVVAVVAVAALSVSVGLPRAPEGALSDGGIDDLVQIILLLLSAVAAAVAWRWEAVGAVMLAATGTAMALFASLQYQPAAALLVALAFVTPALLFWVAWQHGQPLRSLVAAAAAAAVLTGGTWAGASAIYDHYFGPAHPQSPLVAIRSDTLSWVWAGGLSADGVTVTAKLSRPGPAEVWISASPDGEAARLVPTRGSDPSDPRVVTAVVGGLAPATSYYYGVAVNGVLDRSFLGRVRTPGEGPFSFTVAFGACARTGSNGLVFDAIAGVDPLLYLITGDFHYGNVAEPDGERLRAVLDRTLSAPAQQALYLKAPIAYVWDDHDYGGNDADASSPARPMAQAAYRSYVPHGVLASGDGIQQSFVIGRARFILTDTRSYRRPALDGSGTILGEDQLAWFEEELLAARDAGQLAIWVSPTPWIAEANPAADSWAGFDQERRRVADFIDRNGIRLLMLSGDAHMVAIDDGTNSGYASSGASGFPVAHGGALDRPGSLKGGPYSHGAFPGAGQFGVLEIDDDGGDRVRVRITGRNWKDEILVSFEAWL